One Candidatus Angelobacter sp. genomic window, TCCGGGCGCGCTGCCTTTCGCGAGCCAATCCAGCAGCCGAGAGGGATTTGGAAATCACTCCGATTAGGGACGGCGGCGTGGCGAGATGGAAAATGCGAACCGACTTTGCGTTCCAAGTCTTGTCCAGCGCGGCCAGTTTTTTCGCCAGGATCGTGTAAGTCTTGCTTGTCGCAAAATCACCCCGCTGGTAACTGATGTGCGCGGCGAATGCTTTCCAATCTGCGGCCTTGATCGAGCCGAGGCCAGAAAACCGGCGCACGCCTTCGTGAAGCCTCTTGCGAAAGGTCGCATCGCTCAATGCCGCATGATCTACGCCGATAATCGAAAACTTGTCCGGCAGGCTCCGGTTCAGGTGCAGGGTGAAAAGCGACGGGATCAACTTGCGCCACGTCAAATCCCCGGCTCCGCCAAAAATGATGAATGTGACGGGACCCGGCTCGTGTCGTGCCTCAATGGTTTGGCTCATCCCGGACTCCAGTGCGTGTGAAAAACACCCTTGGCATCAACACGCTCGTAGGTGTGCGAGCCGAAATAATCGCGCTGGGCCTGAATGAGATTGGCCGGCATCCACGCGCTGCGATAAGCATCCAAATAACCGAGCGAAACCATCAGACCGGGCACCGGAATTCCGAGTTGGCTCGCCGCGCAGACGAGGCTGCGCAGGTTTTCCTGATGATCCATAACCTTGTTCGAGATATTTGGGTCGAGAAGCAAATTGGGAAGGTCGCACCTCGCTTGGAACGCGGCGCGGATGTCTTCCAACAAAGCCGCGCGAATAATGCAACCGCCCCGCCAGACGCGGGCAACCGTTTCGAGGTTTAGGTGATACTCGTGCTTGACCGAAGCTACGGCCAACAACGCCATTCCTTGTGCATAGGTAATGATCATCCCCGCATAGAGTGCACTCCGCAATTGACCAATAAACTTGAGACGACCGCCTTCACAATGGGAGAGCGGCCTGTGAAGAACGCGGGCGGCTTCCTCGCGTTCGTCCTTGTAGCCCGACAAATTTCGCATAGCCACCGCCACGTCAATCGTCGGAATCGGAACCTGAAGGTCCATTGCATCCTGCGAAGCCCACATCCCCGTGCCTTTTTGCCCGGCTTCATCGAGGATGAGATCGATAAGCCGCTGGCCCGTCTTCTCGTCTATGCGAGAGAAAATATCTGCTGTGATTTCCACCAAATACGAATTGAGTTCTTCATGATTCCAGCGGTCGAAAACACTGTGTATTTGGGCGTCTGTGAAACCAAGCCCTCGCTTCATGAAATCGTAAATTTCTGCGATCAAACGCATCAACCCATACTCAATGCCGTTGTGAACCATCTTGACGTAGTGTCCGGCCGAGCCGGGTCCAAGCCAGGCAACGCAAGTTTCATCATTCACCTTTGCCGCGATTGCCTCGAAGATCGGTCGCACGCGCTCGTACGCTTCGCGCGGGCCGCCGGGCATGATGCTCGGGCCGTGCCGCGCGCCGTGTTCGCCGCCGGAGATGCCGACAGCAAGAAACTGAATCCCGCGCTCCGCCAACTTCGTCGTTCGCAGATCCATGTCGCTGAAATGAGAGTTGCCGCCGTCTATGATCAGATCGCCGCGTGCCAGATACGGCAGCAGATCGTGAATCACCGCATCAACGGGCGCCCCGGCCGGAACGAGCAACATCACCGCGCGGGGCACGCGGAGCAGGTCCAAAAACTCCGGCAGGCTCTTCGCACCGCTGATCTCTCGGTTCGCCGCCTCTTTCCGCAGCGCGGCCACTTTGGCGGCATCCTTATCGTAGCCGGCCACGGAATATCCGTGGCCCGCCATGTTCAGCAACAGGTTGCGGCCCATCACGCCCAAACCAACCATTCCGATTTCATATTGCGCCTTAATCTCTTCCTCGCTTTCCCGATCTTTTTGAGGGCAGCGCCCTTGTGCATGGCCAGGTGGTCCGTCTTGTCGCTCTTAATCAAATACTGTGGTTCTTCCTTTGAAGCGCGAACGGTGTAGGTCTTAAACCTAATCGCGGATGTGACCTTTTTCTTGATCGTTCCTCTAACGCGACCCGCTTCCGAGTTCCACTCCACATGATCTCCAACTTTTAATTCGTGTTTCATCGGGCATCACTCATTCAGCGACGGTTGATTTTGTGTTCTCCATCTCCACAGAATACTTTCCTTGGATCGCCAGACCGTTGCACTTGGCGCGATGGTGGAGAGCCGCCCGAGCTGCCTCGACATTAGTCGGAGAACCCTTCCAGATCTTGAGCGCGGGCGACTGGAGCGCGCGTCCGAAGGAGAAGCTCAGCCGCCAGGGAACGTCGCCTGACCTGCAAATGGCGTCCAACCGCAGCGTAGCCACTTCGTCAGCTTGCCCACCCGAAAGAAGCATGATTCCCGGCACGGCGGCGGACACAGTACGACGGAAACAGCGCAGGGTCGCCTCGGCGACTTCCGCAACGTCGGCTTGTTGTGGACACTCCGCGCCAGGCAAAATCATGCCGGTCTTAAGGAGCATTTGCTCTAGCACGACGCGATACTCAAACAGCGCGGCAAAGACACTTTCCAACGTAGCAGTCGTGACCTCCTCGCAGCGGTCGATAGTGTGGCTGCCGTTCATCAAAATTTCCGGTTCGACAATCGGCACCAACCCGGCTTCCTGACTCAGCGCGGAGAAAAGCGCTAGCGCGTTGGAGTTCGCTTCGATGCAGTTGCGGGTTGGAAGTTGCTCGCCAATCGCAATCACCGCACGCCACTTCGTGAAGCGCGCCCCGAGTTCCCGATACTCCCTCAGCCGGTCGCGAAGACCGTCAAGCCCTTGGGTAATCTTTTCCTCTGGAAAGTTCGCCAGGGAGGCGGTTCCTTTGTCCACCTTGATACCGGGAATGATGCCTTGCCGCGCGAGAACTTCCGGTATGGTGATGGGAATGCCGTCCGACCTCCGCTGGCGGATCGTTTCGTCGAACAGAATCACACCGCTGATGAATTCGCTCAATCCGGGAGTCGTGAACAGCATCTCGCGATAGGTGCCGCGGTTTTCCTCAGTGGACAAAATGTTGAGCGCCTCGAATCGCTTTTCAATGGTCGGAAAACTTTCATCCGCCGCCAGGATGCCTTTGCCAGAAGCGAGGAGCGATTTAACTGTTGATTCCAATGCAGGCGTAATCATCTATTTTGAGAGGTTTCGCGGGTCGATGCATTCCAATAAGCGTTGTTGCGTCGCGTTGAGATTTTGTATCACCACTTGTGCGATTCGCTTCATGAGTTGATAGCCCAGCTCGTGGTTCGTCTCGCACTGCTCTCGCAATCGAGTCCCATAGAAAAAGATTGCGCGGGTCGGATCGATTGCCCATGCGCTGAAATGCATGTAGTACGGGGGAAATAGCCAGGCTCAGCCCAAGTCATCGCCCGGCCCCAAGGTCCGAATGGGGAGCATGCCGCGTTCCTTCACTTCGGATTCGATCGACACCTTGCCTTCCAGAATCAGATAAAAACGGTTGGCCGGGTCTCCTTGCCGAAAAATCCACTGCCCCGGCTTGAATTGTGTTTCCATGGCGGACTCGGCGAGCAGTTGAAGATGGGGCACGCTCAGCCCCTCAAAGAAGGGCTGCTGTGCGATTAGCTCAAGGAACTGGATTGAGGCAAGACTTCCGTTCGCGACGGTAGGTGAAGTTTTGTGTTCGTCAGATTCCGTGATTTGATCTTTGGTTAGGACTTCAGTTGTTTTCATATCTATTTTCGTTTCAAACTGGCTTGCCGCATCTGATCGTGCTCGGCGCCTTTGATGCCTTCCTCAACCAATCTTTCGTTATCGCTTCGCCCCTCGTCGTCCTCGTCAGCGCTGGAAGTCACGCCCACTTTGTGCCCTGCTGAGCCCGGCACGAGATTCCAACGGTCGGATTCGGGCGCTGACTCAAGGATGACTTCTTTGGGATCTGTCTCCAGCTCACCGGTCAATTCTCGCTTGGCCTGCTCCCAATCGGACCTTGACGCTTCATGCGCCGAACGGCCGTCGATCATGGCCAGTTCAGCAGCGCCCGCCCGCACCATTTTACGAGTGACTGGATCGATGCCGTCGGAATTTTCGGTCAAGGCTCCTTCCTTCAGCGGGTTTGTTTTCATGGGTCGAAAATTAGCCCGCGTGCGGAAACGTTTGTGAGTAGTGCGTTGTCTTCATCTGACGCGCGCCGCGATCGTCGCGGGTGTCGCGGGATCTGGAAAAAATGTTGTCCCGCTTTTTAGCCCGATTGCCAGGAGTGGTTTCCTTGTAGTTTGCGCCCGGTTTGTAAATTGCATTTTTGGAACCGGCAGTCTTGTTCATAATACATCAGACTCGCTCTCATTATTTTGCCGCCTGCGAATGGGCTTCGACAAACCACAGCCATTTATCCAGGCCGCGCGAAACCTCGGTGAACAGGTCCGCCGTGTCAGCGTCTCCCAGGATGCTTGCTTCTTCGATCGTCGTGCGGGCTTCTTGTCCGAAGGTGGAAAGGGCACGGGAAACGGCTTCGACATGAGCCATGCCATCCGCGATCGCGAGCGGACACTCGGGCAAGCGCGTGTGCGACGCGGCCACGCGCACCGTGCCTTCGGCGATGCCGCCGAGTTGCACGATACGCTCGGCAATCATATCCACGTAGGACTCCACGGCCTCGTCAACCTTGTCGAAAAGTTCGTGCAGGCCGATAAAGCCCGGGCCTTTTACGTTCCAATGCGCCTGCTTCAGCTGCGTTTGCAGATCCACGGCGGACGCCAGCCGCTGGTTCATGAGTGCGTTCAGTTCCAACCGGAGGTTTTGAGAAATGTCGTTTACGGTTTCATACATTGTCGGTGCTTCCGCGATTTTGGTTATGAATGCATTCATCGGTTGATTCTTCCTTTGTTCGAGTGATCGGGAGATTTGTTCTACGTCTGGTGGTAAAGCCTGATGTGCTCCACAACGCCTGTTTCGACGATGGCACCGGGAGCTGCTAACGGCGTCAAGCCGCCTCACTCAAGGGAGCCAGGTGGTGCGCGGGGCTTCGCTCGACGGCTTCACTGGTCAGATTCACGAACACCGTGGATTCCTCGTAACTGATCCGGTCAACTTTGCTTGTCGGAATCTCCACCTCTTTGCCCGAAAGCCGGTGGCCGGTTTTGACGACCATTTGGCGAATCGCCCAACTCCGGGAGTCCATCATAAAATCGCAGACGTGTCCGGTCGTTCCATCGCTCGCCTTGATATGGTAACCGTTCACAGCCTGCGCGCTTTGCAGGTGCGCGTCGGCCCGTCCGGGTTGCGGGCCGCTCGCGGCGGCCGGTTCGACCGAAAGAGGCATCGCTGGCAGCTCCAAAATTGGAAACCCGCTCAGACCCCATAACCCGTCGCCCTGCCAGTAGAATGGCCAGCCGTAATATCGGTAATACTCTTCTTCGTATTGCCGCGACACCGGCTTGTGAGATTCAATCGAAGGGCTTTTCTCGATCTGTTTCCGGGTCAGGTTCACGCGCAAGATTTGTCCCGCCTGATCGAGACTGCCGAAAGCATGGGGTGAGATGAGCACTTGTCGTCCTGGCAACCACGAGCCCGTGTCCGCGACCAGATAACGAATCGCCCAGTTCTGATCGCCAAAATAAAAATCCTTCACTTGGCCGATCTCGCCATCCGATGAGCCGAGTTTGTTCCCGTATAATTGTTTGATGCTTCGCAACATAATTGTTTCTTGTGAAAATTTTTGGACCGCTGCCCGGGAGGATGGCCCGCCGGGCATGCGATTACTTCAACCGTCGACTCATGCCGCCGATGGGGCCTCTCCCCGGCCTGTTCAAATTCTCCCCAGCAAAAGCAGGACGACCAGAATAACCAGCAGCAAGCCAAGCCCGCCGCTCGGGTAATAGCCCCAACTCCTGCTGTGTGGCCACGCCGGAATTGCGCCGAGCAACATAAGAATGAGTACAACCACCAGAATAGTTCCTAACATAATGTTCCTTTCGATGTGCGAATCTTGTTCGCCTGATTATCTTCCGACAATCTGTCTTTCTTCTGTTCTTCCATCTGTCTGTTTTGATCGCGGCCGCGCGAGCGGAACGCCAGCCAAAGCGTGGAAATCGAGCCCGCCCCTTTGAGCAGGGCCTGCCAACGGGACGCTTTTGCGCCGGCTTCCTCAAACTTGCCGCGCCGGAATGCCGACACGGCCGCCACGAGTAGCGCGGCGGCTGAAGCGAGCGAGCTTGCGGATTTCACGCGATCAGAGAAACGGCGGACTCCGTCGGCCATCGTCTGCCATTCCTGAACCAGTTGGGCGCGGTTGAGTTCGCTTTCCGCGATCAATAGTTGTTTCCGCGATTCGGTTGGATTTATTCGATGATTGTTTCCAAACATGCGCGATCCTTTTTGAATTGATCGAGGGTTGCCGGAAGCGTTTTCCAATCGCGCAGAAGCGCGGTGAGACGCCGGTAAAGAAAGACCGCAGTCGTGGCGTAAAGGCCGGTCAGGACCAGAAGGACCGCGACCGGCGAGAAGTTCCAGAACAGGACCACGATCGTGCCCGTGAGCGCGACTCCGGCGAGCAAACCAAAGGCGGCCGCACCGAGGGCCAGCAGGATGGCGCGCAGGAGGCGCACACGCTCCTCCTGCACTTCTACCATCAACAGTTCGAGGCGATTTTCACCGATGGTCAACAGCCGTCGGGCGAAACGTTTCGATGAAGCGGCAAACGGCCCGGAATTGTTGTTGGTTGTTTCCATCGTTGAATCAGTCCCCGT contains:
- the gndA gene encoding NADP-dependent phosphogluconate dehydrogenase, with the translated sequence MVGLGVMGRNLLLNMAGHGYSVAGYDKDAAKVAALRKEAANREISGAKSLPEFLDLLRVPRAVMLLVPAGAPVDAVIHDLLPYLARGDLIIDGGNSHFSDMDLRTTKLAERGIQFLAVGISGGEHGARHGPSIMPGGPREAYERVRPIFEAIAAKVNDETCVAWLGPGSAGHYVKMVHNGIEYGLMRLIAEIYDFMKRGLGFTDAQIHSVFDRWNHEELNSYLVEITADIFSRIDEKTGQRLIDLILDEAGQKGTGMWASQDAMDLQVPIPTIDVAVAMRNLSGYKDEREEAARVLHRPLSHCEGGRLKFIGQLRSALYAGMIITYAQGMALLAVASVKHEYHLNLETVARVWRGGCIIRAALLEDIRAAFQARCDLPNLLLDPNISNKVMDHQENLRSLVCAASQLGIPVPGLMVSLGYLDAYRSAWMPANLIQAQRDYFGSHTYERVDAKGVFHTHWSPG
- a CDS encoding DUF2945 domain-containing protein, with protein sequence MKHELKVGDHVEWNSEAGRVRGTIKKKVTSAIRFKTYTVRASKEEPQYLIKSDKTDHLAMHKGAALKKIGKARKRLRRNMKSEWLVWA
- a CDS encoding class I fructose-bisphosphate aldolase, yielding MESTVKSLLASGKGILAADESFPTIEKRFEALNILSTEENRGTYREMLFTTPGLSEFISGVILFDETIRQRRSDGIPITIPEVLARQGIIPGIKVDKGTASLANFPEEKITQGLDGLRDRLREYRELGARFTKWRAVIAIGEQLPTRNCIEANSNALALFSALSQEAGLVPIVEPEILMNGSHTIDRCEEVTTATLESVFAALFEYRVVLEQMLLKTGMILPGAECPQQADVAEVAEATLRCFRRTVSAAVPGIMLLSGGQADEVATLRLDAICRSGDVPWRLSFSFGRALQSPALKIWKGSPTNVEAARAALHHRAKCNGLAIQGKYSVEMENTKSTVAE
- a CDS encoding cyclic nucleotide-binding domain-containing protein, whose translation is MKTTEVLTKDQITESDEHKTSPTVANGSLASIQFLELIAQQPFFEGLSVPHLQLLAESAMETQFKPGQWIFRQGDPANRFYLILEGKVSIESEVKERGMLPIRTLGPGDDLG
- the dps gene encoding DNA starvation/stationary phase protection protein Dps translates to MNAFITKIAEAPTMYETVNDISQNLRLELNALMNQRLASAVDLQTQLKQAHWNVKGPGFIGLHELFDKVDEAVESYVDMIAERIVQLGGIAEGTVRVAASHTRLPECPLAIADGMAHVEAVSRALSTFGQEARTTIEEASILGDADTADLFTEVSRGLDKWLWFVEAHSQAAK
- a CDS encoding PRC-barrel domain-containing protein, which produces MLRSIKQLYGNKLGSSDGEIGQVKDFYFGDQNWAIRYLVADTGSWLPGRQVLISPHAFGSLDQAGQILRVNLTRKQIEKSPSIESHKPVSRQYEEEYYRYYGWPFYWQGDGLWGLSGFPILELPAMPLSVEPAAASGPQPGRADAHLQSAQAVNGYHIKASDGTTGHVCDFMMDSRSWAIRQMVVKTGHRLSGKEVEIPTSKVDRISYEESTVFVNLTSEAVERSPAHHLAPLSEAA
- a CDS encoding DUF3309 family protein codes for the protein MLGTILVVVLILMLLGAIPAWPHSRSWGYYPSGGLGLLLVILVVLLLLGRI
- a CDS encoding phage holin family protein, with protein sequence METTNNNSGPFAASSKRFARRLLTIGENRLELLMVEVQEERVRLLRAILLALGAAAFGLLAGVALTGTIVVLFWNFSPVAVLLVLTGLYATTAVFLYRRLTALLRDWKTLPATLDQFKKDRACLETIIE